The nucleotide window TGCTTGATTTGCTGGCGGAGAGACTGACTGCTTTGCTCAACGTGTGTCTGGTTTGACAGCAAGGCATACAATACCGAAACATCACGCATGCGAAAATCTTATTGATAATTGTTAATAATAAAAAATCTGTGATTCATAAATTTTGATttcatcgacgagccaaaCACCAAAAGAAGCCAAGGAAAACATGAAAGGTGTGATCCGAAGCGATTCCACGCTCGGCGTTCTGTGAGCTCTCCATGCTCTGCAACGCTGCCACAACCGTCTGCTTGACAGTATTCACGAGCcataatcacgaattgccAGGTGCAGCCAAAGACTTGATCGAGCAaccacgagtcgtgaatggtcTCGAAGACTAGccttgagcagatcgactCAACCTTTGTCGCTATTGCTTTTTTTTCTTGTTCTTCACCTGACAAGCTACGCTGAACATACTCTGCGAATCAAGCATCGCAGTGGTGCAAATACAAAGCGTCACCTTCAGTCTCACTTGAATCATATTGAGCGACCAAAGCCTGGAAAGACCAGTCGTTGGAGATCGAATCGGCCGATGTCAAATTTCTGAAAACTCCCGATGCTGACCTAGTCCAGCCGCAGTTTTTGTTTCGAGGCGAAATTTTCGAGAAAGAATTTTTTTGGGTGGTGCTCAGCTCTGGAAAGTAAAAAATTTGCAACTGTCAGACAACGGCACGAAAGATATATAAACCTGCATTTTCCACGCCTCCCGGTTGTCTTCTCTCCAAGATCATAGTGAGTACCAATCACACCCCAACCCTTGCCCCTCCCCAATTGACCAGCTGCGCATGCGTCACAAAGTTCTCATCAACACGGAGCCTGCTCATCGCGCTGGTCTCTTTCCGATCGCTCTATTCACACGTCTCCAACACCTTCCGCCTTCCGCAATCTAACCTGGTTCGGTCCCACTGACTGACTCTTTTATCGCTACCTTGGTTACCTATTACTTCTCGCTCGCAGCTTTACGGAATCACTTAATAAAGTCGATTTCCGATTCTACATGCTCAATTGCATGTCACCTTATTCAGTCTAGTAGATGAAAACCGAGCGTTTGCCGCCCTTTACGACAGTGAGGCTATATCAAGGGCCTTGTCATCGCTCTCACCTAGTGTGAGACGATGATTCTAGCCGCCCGCCGAGGACCTTAGCCCGAGGAGCAACATGGCTTGCGACCTTAATTGGGAGCTTGTTCCTGAGCTCCGAGGGAGGGTTGGCCGCTCGTTTCTGATAGACCCTGCTGCCTTGACCAGCTTGGTATTTGGTGCTTTTTTTGGATGCGCTCTTTTGTTCTTTATTTACGATTTTAGTTGGTATCCGTTGattgcaatcacgaatgattTCCGACCTATCTCTTTTATCTGTGCCGCCCGTAAGCTGAGTTGAGCATTATCTGGTGACTGACAGCGAAGCGaatacattcgtgatttgtgatttcgtCGGTGTGCGGCGATTTCTGTGTTGTTAGATCATGCTGATGTCGAATGACTCACTTCGCTCacgctcacactcacgCTCATGGCTCGTGGCTCTGTGCTTCTCTCTGTTTAGCGTTAGATCTGCTCAGCCGCATGATATTTACGATCGCCAGATCGCGAAAGGGCGTCCAGCGTCTTTTGCCCGATCGCTGTTAGGACACAACTGCCCTTTCCTTCATCTCCGGTATCGTGATCAAGCAGAAACTCAAACGAGGTCGTTATTGATCAACCGAAACAGAACAAGCTGTCCACATCATCCATGCTTGGAAGGTGCGAGCTGAGTCGACCAAAAGCTGCACGCGCGGATGATCCATAGCTTTGCTagcattcgcgattgaACAGATCTTGGGACACTGAGCCAGGCGCGTTCCGCATGTGTTGCTCCAAGAAGAATTCGCTTTCAGACAAACACACACGCAAccacaactcacgactgtacaCGCACCATTTCGCCAATTTCCTACCGCGCGTGTATGTATCGTGcagcacacacacacacacacgaGCAAGCACGCACGCATGACCCCCTGCGAGAACCCTGTCTTTCGGctgtgctttgtgcttgtcTGGGCTGATTAACAGCGTGACGGTCTTTGCAGCCCGTTTGGGCAAAACACATTTgcaacactcacactcacactggTGACTGCATCAGTCTGAATCCCCTCCTTCCTCACCCAACACCATCTCCTCACCCTCTGCGATCTCTACTTGGCGGCTGCAACATATTCTCTCTCCATCTACATGCTGTTTGCTTTGTCCACTCCGCCGTAATTCAGAATCAGTCCGCTCTTGCATTCTTGCAGCATaaagcatcagcatcgcaCAAGCATACGTCTCACAGCTCATCCGACACCTAAAGCGATTTGTTGTCATTACACCCTCGAGCTCGCAATCCACCCCCCTCTCAGTACAAACCCGGCACGCTCACCCACATAATATTGTCAGACAATTCGCATCATCGCTCGCATCTACAACTTTATTATTCGTGCTTTCATCCGGCGTTTCGAATCCAGATCAAATTTGGTAGAAGCGCGCCTCGCTCGTTCAACAGCACAAGGTCTAGCTAGAGCACCGTGCTCAGGTCTCCCACATCTTGTCAGTTTCCTTTTCTCTACAGCCCTGTTTTGCAACGTTTCACGATGCTTTCGTCCGGTGCGGGATCTTCCATacgcaagaagcgcaactTCAAGGGGCTACAACTGGCCGAGTCACCTCTCGCCAGTCCCGTCGACGCTTCGGCTACAACACCATCACACAAACCAGGCGAAGGCTCCGCCGCCTCAAATGCATCCACCATCGGCAAATCCTCTGCAGTGACGCCGGGCGGCTCCCTTGCACTCCCGGTCAAGAATGGTCTGGATACAGAACCCAACTCGGGAGCCAATTACCACAACAAGTTGACGCAGCAACTGGCCAACCTCGAACTGGGCGTCGAATACAAGCTTGACTTGAAGAACGAGGACCTCAAGACGCTCTCGGAGCTCGGCGCCGGTAATGGCGGAACTGTCACCAAGGTGCTGCACGAGAAGAGCGGAACCGTGATGGCCAAAAAGGTGGTCTTCATCGACGCCAAACCTAGCGTACGCAAGCAGATCCTACGAGAGCTTCAGATCCTGCACGAGTGCAATTCGCCCTACATTGTCTCGTTCTACGGCGCCTATCTCAACGAACCGCACATCTGCATGTGCATGGAGTTTATGCAGAAGGATTCGCTCGATGGCATCTACAAAAAGTACGGGCCAATCTCACCGGAAATTTGTGGCAAGATTGCCGTGGCAGTCTCGCACGGCCTCACCTACCTCTACGACGTGCATCGAATCATCCACCGTGACGTCAAGCCTAGCAACATTCTAGTCAACGGTGCCGGTCAAATCAAAATCTGTGACTTTGGCGTAAGCGGAGAGCTCATCAACAGCATTGCAGACACGTTTGTTGGTACAAGTACCTACATGTCGCCTGAGCGAATTCAGGGAGATCAGTACAGTGTCAAGTCGGATGTATGGAGCTTGGGCGTGTCGATCATCGAGCTGGCGCTGGGTCGCTTCCCTTTTGCAGAGAacgaagaggacgacgactcggacgCGGATAACAACTATACGAACGAAGATCTGGCGGGGACACTTTCACCGACCAAACCGGCACCAATGATTTCGCTCGGCCAAAACGAAAAACAGAGACGCAGAAAATCAAAACCGGCCGGCGTAAGCCTCGAGGGCTCGAGCCATCAGATGTCAATTCTCGACCTGCTGCAACACATTGTCAACGAACCACCTCCCAAGCTGCCAGAGGGCAGATTTCCCAAGCACATGGAAGAGTTTGTCAACCTTTGTCTGCTCAAAGACCCGGCGAAACGGCCCACACCCAAGGACCTCACCAAGCACCAGTACGTgatcgatgccgatgccgccAAGGTGGACTTGCAAGCATGGGCCGATGGGATGAAGTAACCGACTGAGAGATTATGGTCATGTGTGCATAAACAGGTGCCCCATTGAATCTTAACATTATCTCAAGTGATCGTGTAGTCATGCGAGACATTATTAACAATGCGTCCGAACCTTTTGAGAGACAGTgaaagaatcgtgaatcacgtcACAGAAGTGATTTGCATGCTGTACCGTAGAAGAACCGTCGTTCCACTCTAGGCATCGATCTGAGCGACGCAAGACTGGCGGAAAGCTTGATCACTGGGCCGAGAGAGGCAACAGCCAGGTTGTTACCCATCGGCCAGTTCGGCAACAGTCCCGAGCTCTGAGCAACCAATACGCAACAAATGTTTGGTAGCCGAGTCTGTGCGATGGCTGATACCGATCCCGTCACAGGAAAAACGATGCTGGATACGACGGAGTTAAGGGGAAAATCCGTAACCTCCACAGAAAACCGGAATTccaaatcacaatcacgaatcgtgaatcacgaatcacgaatgcacaCGCATATGTGCGCGGATGTAAGCAACACCCAACGGGCGAATCCCGAACGTGTGGAATGCGTCTACTCTATAAAGACTCAGCGTTCTTTGACTTGACCATTTCCCTGGAAGGATCATCCCAGCACTGACGACAGAAGCTCCTAGAAATCGTCACCATGGTTGAACACAGCGTGGCCGTTCATGCAGGCAAAGATGGCAACTTTCGCCGTCAGGCCTCTGCCTTCCGCAACACTATCTCTAAGGACGGTCCACACCCACCCGAGAAAGGCCGCTACATTCTGTACTGTGCGCTGATTTGCCCGTGGGCTAGCCGCACTCTGCACACGCGAGCActcaagcagct belongs to Mycosarcoma maydis chromosome 3, whole genome shotgun sequence and includes:
- a CDS encoding Dual specificity protein kinase FUZ7 produces the protein MLSSGAGSSIRKKRNFKGLQLAESPLASPVDASATTPSHKPGEGSAASNASTIGKSSAVTPGGSLALPVKNGLDTEPNSGANYHNKLTQQLANLELGVEYKLDLKNEDLKTLSELGAGNGGTVTKVLHEKSGTVMAKKVVFIDAKPSVRKQILRELQILHECNSPYIVSFYGAYLNEPHICMCMEFMQKDSLDGIYKKYGPISPEICGKIAVAVSHGLTYLYDVHRIIHRDVKPSNILVNGAGQIKICDFGVSGELINSIADTFVGTSTYMSPERIQGDQYSVKSDVWSLGVSIIELALGRFPFAENEEDDDSDADNNYTNEDLAGTLSPTKPAPMISLGQNEKQRRRKSKPAGVSLEGSSHQMSILDLLQHIVNEPPPKLPEGRFPKHMEEFVNLCLLKDPAKRPTPKDLTKHQYVIDADAAKVDLQAWADGMK